TACCCTATCTAAATTGCATAGATTCTCAGTATTTGTAGTGCCGTATTTACCACATGCTAAGTGTCCAGAATAATCCAAATCATCTGGTGTCAAATCTATTGCTGGAGCATCTACTCCTATATTAACAACACCTTTTTCAAATAACCATTCAGCTGCAGCATAAGAAACACCTGTATGTTTACTATTTGGTCCCCCATAGCCCTTATCTGGGTAAGTTCTTTCATAATGACCGGTATACATTAAGAAAATATCACCTTTTCTGATTTCTACGTTATATTTTTCAAGTGCTTCTTGAATATCATTAATTTCAATGGCTCTAGGATATCTTACATGTTTAAGATCAACGCAGATTGCATCTCCCCAAAATAGCCTATCATCCATTTTTTCTATTGTTGGACCTTCAGGATTGAATTCCCAAACTGCATCTGAATGAGTAGGTCCATGTTCACTAATTAGCATGTTTCTAGCTGAAAAACCTAATGTTTTAGATCCAGTTGCCTTCATATTCTCTTCATGAGTCTGATTGACCATAAAAAATGTCTTTTGGTGCATGCCAAATACTGGCATTCCTTGATATATCTCTTGACTTAAATCTATAATTTTCCACTTTTGATTAAAATTCATTTATTTATCCTCCCTGATAATATTTTATTTCCTCTTAGAATATCGTTAGAGTTTTTAGTATTTAATTGAGAGCATATGATATTCTTCTGGTAGCATCTAATGCTCCCATGCTGCTTTTAGGCCTGTATTGAGTCCAATATTTGATTTCACTACCTCACCATATCATTACAGGAATCTCCCATTTGAGATAAAAGATTCGTTAATTCTAAAAATCATGAATAGCTATTTAATAGTTGAAAGAACACAATAATTATTGGCATCAACTAAACCTTTATCGGTTATTTTCCATTTTGGGCTGGTAGTTAAGGATAAAAAAGCTAGATGCATAAATGGAGCGTGAGCTTTGCATTTAAGTTCCTCAGCGGCAATTCGATGCAAAGTAATCATTTGCTCTGTCAATTCATCGGCTACAAGTTCATCAGTCATTAGTCCACCTATTCTTAAAGGCAAATCTCCTAAAATTCTGGTGTCTTTTACAACAGCAACTCCACCTTGGATATCTATTACGTGGTTGACTGCCATTGCCATATCTTCATAATTAGTACCCATGACAATAATGTTATGGGTGTCATGAGAGA
This window of the Desulfitibacter sp. BRH_c19 genome carries:
- a CDS encoding cyclase — encoded protein: MNFNQKWKIIDLSQEIYQGMPVFGMHQKTFFMVNQTHEENMKATGSKTLGFSARNMLISEHGPTHSDAVWEFNPEGPTIEKMDDRLFWGDAICVDLKHVRYPRAIEINDIQEALEKYNVEIRKGDIFLMYTGHYERTYPDKGYGGPNSKHTGVSYAAAEWLFEKGVVNIGVDAPAIDLTPDDLDYSGHLACGKYGTTNTENLCNLDRVVGTRFVFMGLPLRIRDGSGSPIRAFALVPNEE